TTTGTTTCCGGCGGGTCGGAAGCCGTTGAGAGCGCTGTCAAGCTGGCCCGTCAATATGCCATTACGCAAGGTCAGACCGATCGATGGAAGGTGATTTCCCGTTTTCCTTCCTATCACGGAGCGACCTTCGGTGCTCTGGCTCTGACCGGCTATGATCCCCTCGCCCGTCCGTTCGACCCGATGATGCGCGACATGCCAAAAATCGCCGCACCGGCCTGCTATCTGGACCGGGACAATCTAACCGACGAGCAGCGCGGTTTGAAATATGCCGAGTTGCTGCGTGACGAGATCATCAGGCAGGGACCGGAAACGGTTCTGGCCTTCATCATGGAACCAATCGGCGGCGCTTCCACAGGCGCGCTTGTTGCTCCAGACAGCTATTACGGGCGTATTGCGGAAATCTGCAAGGAATTCGGCGTTCTGCTTATCTATGACGAAGTTATGACCGGCGTAGGCCGCACAGGAGCCTTCCTAGCTGCCAATCACTGGGATATCGAACCGGACATCGTAGCGATGTCCAAAGGCTTTGCCGCCGGCTATGCGCCGCTGGGAGCCGTGGTTGCCCGCGAAACCATGGTCGAAGCGTTGCTTGATGCCGGTGGCTTCCTGCATGGCTACACTTATGCAGGCAACCCTCTGGCCTGTTCGGCAGGCGTTGCCGTTCTCAAGGAAATCGAGCGGCTCGACCTCATCACCAACTGCGCCAACATGGGGGCCTTGCTGAAGTCTCGCCTTGAAGGCCTGATGGATCGCTACCCATTCATTGGTGATGTGCGCGGCAAGGGCCTTCTTCTGGCATTCGAACTTGTCAGCGACAAGCAGACCATGGAGCCCTTGCCCAAGGAGTATAACTGCTATCTCGAACTGGTCGAGATGGCCTACGAACGTGGCCTCATTATCTATTCTCGCCGCACCCGCGGTGGTATTGAAGGGGATCACTTCCTTGTTGCTCCGGCCATGATTGTCAACGAAGCCCAGATTGACGAGATCATGGGCATTCTCATCGAGAGCCTTGATGCTCTCGCGGCAAAATTCGATCTGCCAGTGACAGCATCATGAAACTGCCTCAAAAAACACGATCAATTGAAGAAGCCGTCGCGCAGATCCGCGACGGTGCCTCGATCATGGTCGGCGGATTTGGTGTTCCCGGTACACCCTTCAACCTGATCGCGGAATTGGCGCGGCAGGGTCAGAAAGATCTGACCCTCGTGAAAAATGATGCCAACGAAGCCGGTATGGGCATTGATCATCTGTTGGTGAATGGACAGGTGCGCAAACTCATCGTGACCCATCTAGGCCTCAACGCACACGCGATCGAGCTCATGAATACCGGCGTTATTGAAGTGGAGTTCTGCGCACAAGGCATTCTGGCTGAACGCATACGGGCCGGTGGTTCGGGTCTTGCAGGTTTCATCTCTGATATTGGCATCGGCACGGAGCTTGCCGAGGGCAAACAGATGGTCACTGTTGAAGGCAAGGACTATGTGCTCGAATCCTCTCTGCGCACCGATGTCGCGCTCATCCATGCGGAACAATGCGATGCTTTCGGCAATCTTTGCTTTGCCAAAACAGCGCGCAATTTCAATCCCTTGATGGCAATGGCAGCGGACTGTGTCATCGCAGAAAGCCAGCATTGCCACTCGATTGGCCGTCTTGACCCGGACGCCATCCATACGCCGGGGCCATTTGTTGATCATGTGGTCGCGATTGACGAGTTACACAAGGAATATGCCATTGTCCGACGCTAGAGAAAGAATGGTTGCCCGCGCTGCCCGCGCGATTGAGCCGGGCATGCTGGTTAATCTCGGCATCGGATTGCCGACCCGCGTGGTGAACTATCTGCCAGATGGCATCGAAGTCGGGCTTCACACGGAAAACGGTCTTGTCGGTGTTGGTCCGACACTGGATTATGATCATGCAGACTGCGATCTGATCGATGCCGGTGGCGCCTATATCAGCGCCCTGCCCGGCGGGGCCTTCATGGACAGCGCAGCTTCCTTTGCCATTGTCCGTTCAGGGCGGCTCGATCTCACCATGCTGGGAGCCTTTGAAGTGGCACAGAACGGCGATCTTGCCAACTGGAAGATACCGGGAAAATTCTCTCCCGGAGTTGGTGGCGGCATCGAGTTGGCACAGAAAGCAGCCCATGTCATGGTGCTGACGACACATACAGACCGCAAGGGAAACCCCAAGCTTCTGGAGCGCTGCACCCTGCCGCTGACAGCCACGGGGGCTGTTGAGCGCATTTTCACCGACATGGCTGTGATTGATGTTACGCCAGACGGCTTTGCCTTGAGAGAACGGGCTGAGGCGATATCAATCAAGGAAATCATCGAAGCGACCGGTGCTCCTTTGAGCATACCGGAAGGTGACATCCCCACATTCTGATCTCAGAACAACAGACTCTGGAGGGAGCACAATGGATCAGGACATTTCAAGCAAGATACTTTGCGCAGTTGAAAGCAACTTCGACAAGCAAATGGAATTTCTCATGCAGCTTGTCAGCCATCCTTCCACACGAGGCCTGGAGCAAGCCGCACAGGCCTTCATGGCCGATGCACTGTCTGATCGTGGATATGAGGTCGATCGCTGGGAGATCAACCTTGATGACATACGGCAATTGCCCGGCTTTTCGCCCGTTTTGGGCTTTTATGACGACGCGATCAACGTGGTTGGTTTGCACAAGAGCAAAACCAACCAAGGCCGTTCTTTGATCCTCAATGGCCATATCGATGTGGTGCCCGCAGGTCCGCTGGATATGTGGGACATGCCGCCCTTCTCGCCAAAGATTGAAGGCGACTGGATGTATGGTCGTGGCGCAGGAGACATGAAAGCAGGATTGGTGGCCAACCTGTTTGCGCTCGATGCCTTGCGCTCAGCCGGTTTCGCGCCTGCTGCAGATTTGTTTTTCCAGTCTGTGGTTGAAGAAGAATGCACCGGAAACGGCGCGCTTGCCTGCCTGCAGAGAGGATACAAGGCGGATGCCGTGCTCATTCCCGAACCGTTCGATGAAACGCTGGTCAAAGCGCAAACCGGCGTCATCTGGTTTCAGGTTCATCTGCAAGGACTGCCCACTCATGTTGCCTATGCTGGCGACGGGGCAAACGCTATTGAAGCGGCCATTCCGCTAATCAATGCCCTGCATGAGCTGGAAAAACGCTGGAATGCACCGGAGCATCGGCACCACGATTTTGCGCATCATGACCATGCACTTAATCTCAACATCGGCAAGATTGTAGGCGGCGACTGGCCCAGCTCTGTGCCTGCATGGTGCGTGTTCGACGTGCGCATGGGCGTGTTCCCCGGTCAGGACATGGAAGCCGCTCGGGCGGACATAGAAACCACCTTATTGAACGCAGCTGAGGAAAACTGCTTCCTGAAAGAGAACAAACCCAAGGTTGTTTACCACGGATTCATGGCTGAGGGGTATGCATTATCTGATGATAAAAGCGAACCTGCGTTAAGCGCGATCGAGACACTTGGCAGGGCCCACAAGCTGGTAAACAACAAGGATCTGGAGCAGATGGCAATCACCTGCACGACAGATACTCGCTTTTTCGGGCTTTATGCCAACACACCGGCTCTCGTTTACGGTCCTCATGCCGAAGCCATTCATGGCTTCAACGAGAGGGTTTCGTTGGAAAGCATCAAGCGCGTTACCAAGGCGACAGCCCTATTCATCGCCGATTGGTGCGGACTGGAAACAATTTAGGAGATAGAAATGCGCCAAGCTGTGATCGTTTCAACTGCCCGTACGCCCATCGGGAAGGCTTATCGCGGCGCATTCAATAATCTGGAAGGTCCAAG
This window of the uncultured Cohaesibacter sp. genome carries:
- a CDS encoding 3-oxoacid CoA-transferase subunit B; the protein is MSDARERMVARAARAIEPGMLVNLGIGLPTRVVNYLPDGIEVGLHTENGLVGVGPTLDYDHADCDLIDAGGAYISALPGGAFMDSAASFAIVRSGRLDLTMLGAFEVAQNGDLANWKIPGKFSPGVGGGIELAQKAAHVMVLTTHTDRKGNPKLLERCTLPLTATGAVERIFTDMAVIDVTPDGFALRERAEAISIKEIIEATGAPLSIPEGDIPTF
- a CDS encoding aspartate aminotransferase family protein; amino-acid sequence: MSKEASHLFYQSRAPRPFLDRAEGIYMYDQSGKRYIDGSSGAMVSNIGHSNPNVLAAMKAQMDKSTFGYRLHFRTEPSEELATMVAERMPGNLDRVFFVSGGSEAVESAVKLARQYAITQGQTDRWKVISRFPSYHGATFGALALTGYDPLARPFDPMMRDMPKIAAPACYLDRDNLTDEQRGLKYAELLRDEIIRQGPETVLAFIMEPIGGASTGALVAPDSYYGRIAEICKEFGVLLIYDEVMTGVGRTGAFLAANHWDIEPDIVAMSKGFAAGYAPLGAVVARETMVEALLDAGGFLHGYTYAGNPLACSAGVAVLKEIERLDLITNCANMGALLKSRLEGLMDRYPFIGDVRGKGLLLAFELVSDKQTMEPLPKEYNCYLELVEMAYERGLIIYSRRTRGGIEGDHFLVAPAMIVNEAQIDEIMGILIESLDALAAKFDLPVTAS
- a CDS encoding ArgE/DapE family deacylase translates to MDQDISSKILCAVESNFDKQMEFLMQLVSHPSTRGLEQAAQAFMADALSDRGYEVDRWEINLDDIRQLPGFSPVLGFYDDAINVVGLHKSKTNQGRSLILNGHIDVVPAGPLDMWDMPPFSPKIEGDWMYGRGAGDMKAGLVANLFALDALRSAGFAPAADLFFQSVVEEECTGNGALACLQRGYKADAVLIPEPFDETLVKAQTGVIWFQVHLQGLPTHVAYAGDGANAIEAAIPLINALHELEKRWNAPEHRHHDFAHHDHALNLNIGKIVGGDWPSSVPAWCVFDVRMGVFPGQDMEAARADIETTLLNAAEENCFLKENKPKVVYHGFMAEGYALSDDKSEPALSAIETLGRAHKLVNNKDLEQMAITCTTDTRFFGLYANTPALVYGPHAEAIHGFNERVSLESIKRVTKATALFIADWCGLETI
- a CDS encoding CoA transferase subunit A, which codes for MKLPQKTRSIEEAVAQIRDGASIMVGGFGVPGTPFNLIAELARQGQKDLTLVKNDANEAGMGIDHLLVNGQVRKLIVTHLGLNAHAIELMNTGVIEVEFCAQGILAERIRAGGSGLAGFISDIGIGTELAEGKQMVTVEGKDYVLESSLRTDVALIHAEQCDAFGNLCFAKTARNFNPLMAMAADCVIAESQHCHSIGRLDPDAIHTPGPFVDHVVAIDELHKEYAIVRR